A region of bacterium DNA encodes the following proteins:
- the rplS gene encoding 50S ribosomal protein L19 encodes MSSKEMLITEDALPELKKKIPRFNPGDTVKVSIKIVEGEKHRVQNFEGTVIRERGEGIGKNFTIRRISYGIGVEKTFPVYSPSIQKITITKQGIVRRAKLYYLRDRKGKTAKIKEKRD; translated from the coding sequence ATGAGTAGTAAAGAAATGTTAATTACAGAAGATGCTTTACCAGAATTAAAGAAAAAAATACCCCGTTTTAACCCGGGAGATACAGTCAAGGTAAGTATCAAAATCGTCGAGGGAGAAAAACACCGCGTTCAGAACTTTGAAGGAACTGTTATTAGAGAACGAGGAGAAGGTATTGGGAAAAACTTTACCATTAGACGCATTTCTTATGGCATAGGCGTAGAGAAAACTTTTCCCGTCTATTCCCCTTCTATCCAAAAAATTACAATTACAAAACAAGGGATTGTCCGCAGGGCTAAACTGTATTATTTAAGAGATAGAAAAGGAAAAACAGCGAAGATAAAAGAGAAAAGAGATTAG
- the trmD gene encoding tRNA (guanosine(37)-N1)-methyltransferase TrmD codes for MKIDILTLFPEFFDSPLKTSIIQRAQTQGLVEIDLHNPRDFVDDKHQTVDDTPYGGGPGMVIKAEPVFKTVESLAPGLVVLLTPQGKVFNQEIAKTLSAENHLIFICGHYEGVDERIVEKIVDLEISIGDYILTGGEIPCLVIIDAIIRLIPGVLGNLESLNSDSFACQLLAHPQYTRPQNFRGLKVPEVLLSGNHEKIRLWRKKQALLKTLTKRPDLLEKAILSVEDKKLLQQIQGSRG; via the coding sequence TTGAAAATTGATATTCTGACACTATTCCCGGAGTTTTTTGATAGTCCATTAAAAACAAGTATCATCCAGCGAGCACAAACTCAAGGGTTAGTAGAAATTGATTTACATAACCCGCGAGATTTTGTTGATGATAAACACCAAACTGTAGATGATACCCCTTATGGAGGCGGCCCGGGAATGGTCATTAAAGCAGAACCAGTCTTTAAAACAGTTGAGTCATTAGCACCAGGGTTAGTTGTTCTTCTTACACCACAGGGGAAGGTATTTAATCAGGAAATAGCAAAAACTCTGTCTGCAGAAAACCATTTAATATTCATCTGTGGACATTATGAAGGTGTAGATGAGAGAATAGTTGAGAAGATAGTTGATTTAGAGATATCGATTGGAGATTACATTCTGACCGGGGGTGAGATACCTTGTTTGGTGATAATTGATGCTATCATCAGACTTATTCCAGGTGTTCTGGGAAATCTGGAGTCTTTAAACTCGGATTCCTTTGCTTGCCAACTTTTAGCTCACCCCCAGTACACTCGCCCACAAAACTTTAGGGGATTGAAAGTCCCTGAAGTGTTACTTTCGGGTAATCATGAAAAAATCAGGCTCTGGCGAAAAAAACAGGCTTTGTTAAAAACATTAACTAAAAGACCTGACCTTTTAGAAAAAGCAATATTATCAGTAGAGGATAAAAAGTTACTACAACAGATACAAGGAAGTAGAGGGTAG
- a CDS encoding KH domain-containing protein, which yields MKELVEYIVKSLVDKPEEVKVNEVKSEKTIILELKVAQQDIGKVIGKQGRIIKAIRIVINAAAAKTMTRAVLEILE from the coding sequence ATGAAAGAGCTAGTCGAGTATATCGTTAAATCATTAGTGGATAAACCAGAAGAGGTTAAAGTTAACGAAGTAAAAAGCGAAAAAACAATTATTTTGGAGTTGAAAGTAGCTCAGCAGGACATTGGTAAGGTCATTGGGAAACAAGGAAGAATCATTAAAGCCATCCGAATAGTAATTAATGCGGCCGCGGCTAAAACTATGACAAGGGCAGTGTTAGAGATTCTGGAATAA